Proteins encoded in a region of the Pseudomonas viciae genome:
- the groL gene encoding chaperonin GroEL (60 kDa chaperone family; promotes refolding of misfolded polypeptides especially under stressful conditions; forms two stacked rings of heptamers to form a barrel-shaped 14mer; ends can be capped by GroES; misfolded proteins enter the barrel where they are refolded when GroES binds) codes for MAAKEVKFGDSARKKMLAGVNVLADAVKATLGPKGRNVIIEKSFGAPTITKDGVSVAKEIELKDRFENMGAQLVKDVASRANDDAGDGTTTATVLAQSIVNEGLKAVAAGMNPMDLKRGIDKATIAIVKELKALSKPCADTKAIAQVGTISANSDNSIGDIIAEAMEKVGKEGVITVEEGSGLENELSVVEGMQFDRGYLSPYFVNKPDTMTAELDGPLILLVDKKISNIREMLPVLEAVAKAGRPLLIVAEDVEGEALATLVVNNMRGIVKVAAVKAPGFGDRRKAMLQDIAVLTGGTVISEEIGLSLESTTLEHLGNAKRVILSKENTTVIDGAGVEADIQARVTQIRAQVAETSSDYDREKLQERLAKLSGGVAVIKVGAGSEVEMKEKKARVEDALHATRAAVEEGVVPGGGVALVRALQAISELKGDNDDQNVGIQLLRRAVEAPLRQIVANSGDEPSVVVDKVKQGSGNYGYNAATGEYGDMIEMGILDPAKVTRSALQAASSIASLMITTEAMIAEIKEDAPAGGGMPDMGGMGGMGGMM; via the coding sequence ATGGCTGCTAAAGAAGTTAAATTCGGCGATTCCGCCCGCAAGAAAATGCTCGCCGGTGTCAACGTCCTGGCTGACGCAGTAAAAGCGACCCTGGGCCCGAAAGGCCGTAACGTGATCATCGAGAAGAGCTTCGGCGCTCCGACCATCACCAAGGACGGCGTTTCCGTAGCCAAAGAAATCGAGCTCAAAGACCGCTTCGAAAACATGGGCGCGCAACTGGTCAAAGACGTTGCCTCCCGTGCCAACGATGACGCTGGTGACGGCACCACCACCGCTACCGTCCTGGCTCAATCGATCGTCAACGAAGGCCTGAAAGCCGTCGCTGCCGGCATGAACCCGATGGACCTCAAGCGCGGCATCGACAAGGCGACCATCGCCATCGTCAAAGAGTTGAAAGCCCTGTCCAAGCCATGCGCTGACACCAAGGCAATCGCTCAGGTCGGCACCATCTCGGCCAACTCCGACAACTCCATCGGCGACATCATTGCCGAAGCCATGGAAAAAGTCGGTAAAGAAGGCGTGATCACCGTTGAAGAAGGCTCGGGCCTGGAAAACGAACTGTCGGTTGTTGAAGGCATGCAGTTCGACCGTGGCTACCTGTCCCCGTACTTCGTCAACAAGCCGGACACCATGACCGCCGAGCTCGACGGCCCGCTGATCCTGCTGGTCGACAAAAAGATCTCGAACATCCGCGAAATGCTGCCAGTGCTGGAAGCCGTTGCCAAAGCCGGCCGCCCACTGCTGATCGTGGCTGAAGACGTTGAAGGCGAAGCCCTGGCGACCCTGGTTGTGAACAACATGCGCGGTATCGTCAAGGTTGCTGCCGTCAAGGCACCAGGCTTCGGCGACCGTCGCAAAGCCATGCTGCAGGACATCGCCGTACTGACCGGCGGTACCGTTATCTCCGAAGAGATCGGCCTGAGCCTGGAAAGCACCACCCTGGAGCACCTGGGTAACGCCAAGCGCGTGATCCTGTCCAAGGAAAACACCACCGTGATCGACGGTGCTGGCGTCGAGGCTGACATCCAGGCTCGCGTTACCCAGATCCGCGCACAAGTGGCCGAGACTTCGTCCGACTACGATCGTGAAAAACTGCAAGAGCGCCTGGCCAAGCTGTCCGGCGGCGTTGCAGTGATCAAGGTTGGCGCCGGTTCCGAAGTTGAAATGAAAGAGAAGAAAGCCCGCGTTGAAGACGCCCTGCACGCAACCCGCGCAGCCGTTGAAGAAGGCGTGGTACCTGGCGGCGGCGTGGCACTGGTTCGTGCCCTGCAAGCCATCAGCGAACTCAAAGGCGACAACGATGACCAGAACGTGGGCATCCAGTTGCTGCGTCGCGCTGTAGAAGCTCCTCTGCGCCAGATCGTTGCCAACTCCGGTGACGAGCCAAGCGTTGTGGTCGACAAGGTCAAGCAGGGTTCGGGTAACTACGGTTACAACGCTGCTACCGGCGAATACGGCGACATGATCGAAATGGGTATCCTGGACCCAGCCAAAGTGACTCGTTCGGCTCTGCAAGCGGCTTCGTCGATTGCCAGCCTGATGATCACCACCGAGGCGATGATCGCTGAAATCAAGGAAGACGCTCCAGCGGGCGGCGGCATGCCAGACATGGGCGGCATGGGTGGCATGGGCGGCATGATGTAA
- a CDS encoding co-chaperone GroES, with the protein MKLRPLHDRVVVRRSEEEKKTAGGIVLPGSAAEKPNQGEVLAVGPGKALENGEVRALSVKVGDKVVFGPYSGSNTVKVDGEDLLVIGESEILAVVEG; encoded by the coding sequence ATGAAGCTTCGTCCTCTGCATGACCGCGTCGTCGTCCGTCGCAGCGAAGAAGAAAAGAAAACCGCTGGCGGTATCGTCCTGCCAGGTTCGGCTGCTGAAAAGCCAAACCAGGGTGAAGTACTCGCTGTAGGCCCAGGCAAAGCACTGGAAAACGGTGAAGTACGTGCGCTGTCCGTGAAAGTGGGTGACAAGGTTGTTTTCGGCCCTTACTCCGGTAGCAACACTGTGAAAGTTGATGGCGAAGACCTGCTGGTTATCGGCGAGAGCGAAATCCTCGCTGTTGTCGAAGGCTGA
- a CDS encoding FxsA family protein: protein MRPFLLLFLLFPVLELFVFVKVSGAIGFFPALLLVILGSMLGVFVLRIAGLATALRARESLNRGELPAQTMLEGLMLALGGGLLILPGFISDVLGLLMLLPFTRRMLANKMRQRAEEQAMRQRAFADDLQPRGGPAPREPLGREPNVIEGEFEHRDPR from the coding sequence ATGCGCCCTTTTTTGTTGCTCTTTCTGCTGTTCCCGGTGTTGGAGCTGTTCGTATTCGTCAAGGTCAGCGGTGCGATCGGGTTTTTCCCGGCGCTGTTGCTGGTCATTCTCGGCTCGATGCTCGGCGTGTTCGTGCTGCGTATCGCCGGCCTCGCCACGGCATTGCGTGCCCGTGAAAGCCTGAACCGAGGCGAGCTGCCTGCCCAGACCATGCTTGAAGGCCTGATGCTGGCGTTGGGTGGCGGTCTGTTGATCCTGCCTGGTTTCATCAGCGACGTGCTGGGCCTGCTCATGCTGTTGCCATTCACCCGTCGGATGCTGGCCAATAAAATGCGCCAGCGCGCCGAAGAGCAGGCGATGCGCCAGCGGGCCTTTGCCGACGACCTGCAGCCCCGTGGCGGGCCAGCTCCGCGCGAACCGTTGGGCCGCGAGCCCAACGTGATCGAAGGCGAATTCGAACACCGCGACCCTCGGTAA
- a CDS encoding HugZ family protein: MSVEAAKHARELLLKEYRGMLSTHSKSMPGFPFGSVVPYCLDEQGRPLILISRIAQHTHNLQKDPKCSMLVGERGAEDVQAVGRLTYLAEARKLEDRAAIDAAAERYYRYFPDSQNYHKAHDFDFWVLEPVRHRYIGGFGAIHWIDQLTLANPFAGKAEASMIEHMNADHTKAIAHYVDLAGLPHTEPAQLVGIDSEGMHLRIGQGLHWLAFQEPCNTPTQVREALVYLAHAEQWPKNTAADA, translated from the coding sequence TTGAGCGTTGAAGCTGCCAAGCATGCCCGAGAATTGCTGCTCAAGGAATACCGTGGAATGCTCTCCACCCATTCCAAGTCCATGCCCGGTTTTCCGTTCGGCTCCGTGGTGCCGTATTGCCTGGACGAACAGGGCCGGCCACTGATCCTGATCAGCCGCATCGCCCAGCACACCCACAACCTGCAAAAAGACCCCAAGTGTTCGATGCTGGTGGGCGAGCGGGGTGCCGAAGATGTGCAGGCGGTCGGGCGCCTGACCTACCTGGCCGAGGCCCGGAAACTGGAAGACCGCGCCGCCATCGACGCCGCCGCTGAGCGTTATTACCGCTACTTCCCTGACTCGCAGAACTATCACAAGGCCCATGATTTCGATTTCTGGGTGCTTGAACCGGTGCGTCATCGTTACATCGGCGGCTTCGGCGCCATTCATTGGATCGACCAGCTCACCCTGGCCAACCCCTTTGCCGGCAAAGCCGAAGCCAGCATGATCGAGCACATGAACGCTGATCACACCAAGGCCATCGCCCATTACGTGGATCTCGCCGGCCTGCCGCACACCGAACCGGCGCAACTGGTGGGTATCGACAGCGAAGGCATGCACCTGCGTATTGGCCAGGGCCTGCATTGGCTGGCGTTTCAAGAGCCCTGCAACACCCCGACACAAGTACGCGAAGCCTTGGTTTATCTGGCTCACGCCGAGCAATGGCCGAAAAATACCGCGGCTGACGCTTGA